The window aagatcccctggaggagggcatgacaacccactccagtattcttgcctggagaatccccatggacagaggagcttggcgggctacagtccatggggtcaaaaagagtcagacacggctgagtggctaagcacaacCAGGTTCATATTACCTGATGGTGAACAGAGATTTTTATGGGTTGTATCAGATGCACATAATTGCAGGTTGCATCAGAGAAAGTTCTTTCTACACACCAATTCATGTGATGGAATGGGAGGAGCCAGATAGTATTGGGACGCTCTGGATGGTGTTTCCATTCTACTTTATGTTCCTTCATTCCTATCAACCAAGCTTATTTAATATGCTTTGGAATTTGGAGAAGAAATTATAGCTGGCAAACAtgtgaaaaagtttttaaacctAGAGGTTCTTCTGACTTTAGAATCAGTTGTTATATGACCAGGAAGAGATAAATGCAGGTGTTGAACCATGCCAAAAATCTTGTCAAGAGAATGGATTGTTTCATACAGAAACGAGATGTGGCTTCTGATCCTGGTGGCCCATTTGTTCCAGAGAAATGTGAATTCAGGACATATGCGAACTACCACTGTGGACCCAGAAGCATTCATGAATATTGTAAGTCGGGATTTTCCATGTTTGGGGGAAAGGAAGTACCTTACGTGCTTATTGCTTACAACTGTATATTATCTGCACTATGTATCATATTTATATGTGGTGGTGATTTTTGCTAGTAGAGCATAGTTGTAAAATAACATATTGTCCTGAAAAGAACACTAAGCTGGGTGTGAGTGGATATGGGCTCACCTCGAACAGTTTTGGTAAATTCAGGCAAATAATTAAATCCCTTTGAGCTTCAAATGCAATTTAACTTTTTCTTGAATTCTTAGGTTCATCCTATGAACTGTTAAATCATTGCAGTGTCTTGGGTCAAGCTCAGAGCTATGATTATTTCCATATCATCTGTGCTAATTATATTCCTCTTCTACTTTTTCCAATATTAGAAAGATGTTAGACCTCCTTTCTTACTCTCAGGACAGCCCTTTTTAGTAACATTTTGTGCCATTCTAATCTATTTACTCCTAGTTTGAACTGGTAACTCTGTTGACTGGCAATAAAAGGACCCTTATGAATGATAGAGAGGTCTTCCTGTCGGTAAAATTCATGAATGATGTGACCTCTCTAGGCATCCCACAGAATTTTTTTTGGCTTCTGCTCACATTCTTAGCTGAATTTTAATAACATTCATGGTATAGTAATACTTATCCCACAGCAGACATTGTGATGAAAGCTGAAAAGATATTATTTCATCTTCACTGTCCTATGCTATAGATATGACCATCCTCATTTTCGCAATCAAAGAACTGAGATGAAAGAAGTTAAGCAACTCAAATCAGCCCCATCCCTGGTAGGTGGTAGAACTAGAATTCAAATCTAGGCCTGCCTGAACACACAACTCATGATTGTAACCACTCTGCAACAAATCTTCCCAGGGAAGAAGAGGCTGCCTCCAGCTGAGTAAGGTCACTCTCTGTAATGTTCATGCTCCACAGCTTTATCATAGACTTAATATATCTTTATACAGATTTAAGATGCTTTTTACAGAGACTTCCTTGAATGAATTCTAAAACTCTAAATAGGCTATTGAAATATTCTGAATCTACACACATGCAAATactgggaatgggttgccatttccttctccgggggatcttccccacctagggatcaaactctcgattcctacattgcaggtggattctttaccatgagccatcagagaagccacaTAAATTAGTACTCTGAAGCATTTCTATTCTacttcatttaatttatatgagaGATTATAAGAATTTTCTATCTTAATTTGCCTCTCCATGTACAATTCTCCATGTCAAGTCCAATTGAATGGATTTTAGTCTTCGGGCTCCTGAAGCCCAAGCGTTGTGTAGGTGCTAGGCACACCCAGTAGGTGAGGCCCAGGGAGATTAGCTATATCTACAACTAAAGAGATTCTCTTCACTCAACAACCCAGAAGAATCTGTATAGGAACTTCTAAGGGCCAGAAGGATGTCTCCTAAAGatctggctcagtgataaagaatatgcctgccaatgcagaagacacagtaaCACGGATTCAATTCCTGtagtggaaagatcccctggagaaggaaatggctacccactccagtattcttgcctggaaaatgtcatggacagaagagcctggcaggctacagttcatggggttgtaaataATGGGACATGACTAAGTGTCTGAGCATATACACACAACAAATTCATATGGATATAATTTATCCTATATTTTGGTATACAACTTgcctcactcaagtattcttccaGCTAGTGTTAATTGAGCACCTGTTAGGCCTCAATACTGGGCTAAGCACCAGAGTTAAATCTAAGCATATCAAAGCCCTGAGTTCATGGAGTTAACAATCCAGCAGAGAAGACAGACACTCAATTATTAACCACAAGAGCAGtgacatcaaaaaagaaaatgtaaaatagagaATTTAAGAACGTTTTTCTGAAGAAAGATTTCTTAACCTGAATTCTGAAAGATGAATAGGAGTTACTTGAAGGGGTGGGGGTGATTTTTAATTACAGTAGCAGCTAATGCTCTTTAAGTCCCTACTATGAACCAGTCAATCTTGTTGGTGTCACATGTGAATTATCTTTTTACATTCTTTGCAATAATCCCACAGAATGCAAACTATTGTACGTGCACGTCTGGGTGCTCAGTTGTCTttgagatcccacaggctgtagccttcctctgtccatgggattgtcccagcaagaaaatggagtggattgccatttcctccactaggggatatcttcctgactcagggatcaaatctgcatctcctgcattgcaggcagattctttaccactgaggcacccaGGAAGCCTGAATAAACTATTGGTGTAGCTAATTTATGAACAAATAAACTGAGCAATAGGGGCAGGTTAACTAAATTTCCTAAGATCACACAGTTTATATATTAGTCCAAGAGTCAGGATTTAAAAACTCAAGTGGTGGGACCCCACAGCCTTTCCCTTAACTACTATGCCCTTTTATCCTGTATACTACACTGGCCACTTTGCACCTGGCTTTCTCCTCTCCTGTTCCTTTAAAACCAGCAGCTAATAGGAATAATTCCCTCCTCCTCTAAGTAATGACAATGGGCAGAAACTGAGGATACTTAGGAGATTTGGCAGCTTTATATTCTACAAATGCATTGGAATTACCTGATTCCTAACCTGAAGTGAGTCAGTAATATTTAAGTGCCCTGAACGTTTCTGACACATGCTCAGGTTTTGGAATAAATGTTCTtgtccagtggttctcaaatgttaAGAGTGCATCAGAATTTCCTAAGAGACTTGTTAAGACCCAAATTGCTGCACCCTATCCTCAGAGTTTCCAATTCAATAGGTTTGAGTGGAAACTGATCATTTTGTGTTTCTACCAATTGTCTAAGTGATGCTATGCTCTTGGCTCAGGGCTACACTTTAAAAACTATCCTTCTAGTTCAATCTCCacattaaagataaagaaaatgagaactggaaaaggtttacttttttaaaaaaacaataatctaATTAGCTAGTGAGAAGCAAGGAATttcttgtctatttcttccatgCTCAAGAAATctactttttactttataatcATTGAGAACATAACCATacagaactgaactaaaaaaaaatttttttttgctttttctgtagaGTGAAATCATCCAACATAAACGTTATCCTTGTGAGGAGTATGAAGTCTTAACAGAAGATGGATATATCCTTTCTGTTAACAGGATTCCTCAAGGCCTCGTGCAACTTAAGAAGACAGGTATGATTTCCCCTATATTATCCCCACATCGCAGTCTTCCCTACAGTAAAGAATTCCTTGTGATTTGGGTATGTAGAAAGAAACATGGATTTTTGGTACAGACTGGGCCCATTATTCCAGCCAAAAAGTGGCTTCAGCTCCTTCTTAATTCCCATCACCACTGCCCCACTCCCAATTATCTCAAATAAACAGTGAGGTAtggttttttgtggtttttttggctgtgctgagcacacaggctttctctacttgcagcacacaggtttagttgcccctcagcatgtgggatcttagttccctgaccagggattgaaaccacatcccGTGCATTGAAaggagaattcttaaccactggaccaccagggaagtctctaaacacagaatttgcttttcaaaaaacaCCTtcaagaaaagtttattttttatcccTTCTAGTAATTAATTCattccccccaatccctcctataTAAATATTCTAGAATATCTCCTGATGATCtcttaaatcagatcagatcagatcagtcactcagtcgtgtccgactctttgcgacccaggcatcgcagcacgccaggcctccctgttcatgtccaactcccagagttcattcagactcatgtccattgagtcagtgatgccatccagccatctcatcctctgtcgtccccttctccttctgcccccaatccctcccagcatcagagtcttttccaatgagtcaactcttcgcatgaggtggccaaagtactggagtttcagctttagcatcattccctccaaagaaatcccagggctgatctccttcagaatggactggttggatctccttgcagtccaagggactctcaagagtcttctccaacaccacagttcaaaagcatcaattctttggtgctcagccttcttcacagtccaactctcacatccatacatgaccacaggaaaaaccatagccttgactagacgaacctttgttggcaaagtaatgtctctgcttttgaatacgctatctaggttggtcataactttccttccaaggagtaagcatcttttagtttcatggctgcagtcaccatctgtagtgattttggagcccagaaaaataaagtctgacactgtttccactgtttccccatctatttcccatgaaaataGATCATAGCAAACCTTGCTCACAAAGAATATAAACTACAACATGGCATCTGATATCCACCCTAGCACACTATATTCCCCATCCAGATAGTCTTATAAATATCCTGTAAATATTTAAGATGTTGCTTAGCTTTTCAGTAAAGTCTTTTAAAGAATTGAGCACTATATGTGTATTTTAAGGTTTTGGTACATGTTTCCATTGCTCTTACAATccctttttttaaacaatgattttCAGCCACTGTTGGCTTTTAAGAAGTTCACCTTCATTACTAATTAAAGTATACCCATCCTTCAGCTACATTTGGCTCTATTCCTTTTAAAAGGCGAGAGCTACGTTTACAGCAGCCACTATGTTATCAGTCATGAGTACAGATAATGTAATTTCTTACTGTCTTCTTTCCATGTACCAGGTACAATGCTAAATTCCTTTACATTAATCCCATTTAGCTTTCATAATAATCTGAAGAAACTGCCACTCACAGAGGTTAAATTACCCAGAGAATCTCTGCTAGTACTTGCTAGTATGTTGCAAAACCTGCACTCAAATTAAGATTCCTGTCTTAACTAGGACCAGAAAATGCTGAATGAATGCTATTTGGCTTTGGTATAAAGAAGCTTCAGGGTTCTATTTTACTCTAATTTACATTTGTACAgctttttcaaataatatatcttcattttatttttttctttggagtataattattttataatgttgttactttctgctgtacaaggaagtgaatcagctagatgtatacatacatccccacCCTCTCGGacttcccttcctccctaccccaatcccacccctcctAGGTCATCAaggagcaccaagctgagcttgcTGTACTATaaagcaggttcccactagctatctgttttacacatggtgggaacctggcgagctaagtccatggggttgcacagagtcgaacacgactgagcaactcagaagagcacacagcacagtgtatatatatcaagCCTCATCTCAaaattcaccccaccctctcctccccctcccccaccctctccttccccctcccccatgtcCACATATCAATTCTCTAGGTCTGTGTCCCTATTCTTGACCTGCAAATAGATAtatctgtaccatctttctagattccacatatatacattgtgaagtgaaaatctctcagtcgtgtctggctctttgtgaccccatggactatacagtccatggaattctccaggccagaatactggagtgggtagcctttcccttctccaggggatctttccaacacagagactgaacccaggtctcctatattgcagattctttaccagctgagccacaagggaagcccacatatacatattaatatataatatttgattttctctgacttacttcacactgcatgacagactctaggtccatccacatctcaacaaatgacccaattttgtttctttttatgattaatattctattgtgtatatataccacaccATCTCTATCCATTTCTCtcatgatggacatttaggttgcttccacatcctggctattgtaaatagtacttcaATGAActttgggatacacgtgtctttttaaattatggttttctactggagagggtgtggagaaaagggcactCTTTTGCACTGTTGGGGGCAATGTGCAGCTTTTTTTCACACCAGCTAAATAGCTATGCTTTATATATGTCCAGCATGCCCTTATGTCAGCGCTTTTGAACTTCCAGTTCTCTCTCTGGAACACAGTTTCATCAGATATCCATGCAGTTTGCTCTGGCCTCTCTTTCAGGTCTTCTGCCATGTTCTTCCCTAACCAGTCTGTTCAAAAGAACAAACCCTTCCCAACTATGGATATCTGGCCCTTTATCCTGATTACTTTTCCTTATAGCCCTTAACACCTTTGATATGATAGATATTTTCTCGTTTGTTTATTAACTGTCTCTCCCAACCAGGATGTAAACTCAGCAAGAAACTTTATCAGTTTTGTTCAAGGGTATAACCAGTGCCTAAAATAGTGCCAAGCACATGGCAGGTGCCAAATatatgtggaatgaatgaatgaattttttataaataaatgaatggcctGGAGATAGAAAGAACTTTTTCACTAAGCCCCATGAATCCTAGAGGGAAAGCAAGCCACAGTTCTTCCAAGCAGTCAGGAGACTGCGGCCTTTCACAAGCTTAGGGGGTTACCTGCAGCACCTATTCATGGATGGAGTTTGTTTTCTTCAATACTGTTTATTCAGACTGTTTCCTCATTGCCCAGGCAATTGGAGTTCAaggtgagtgaaagtcactcggtcatgtccgactctttgagactccatggactacacagtccatggaattctccaggccagaatactggggtaggcggccgtttccttctccaggggatcttcccaacccagagatcgaatccaggtctcccgcgttgcaggcggattccttaccaactgagctaccggGTGCAGAATACTCCCCTCTAGTGGCTGATGTTGTTCCTGCAGCTCCCATTGGCCTCTTCAAGGAAGAAATCCCCCAGCAGTGATGGAAAAGGATTTCTCACCGTCTCTTCAAAAAGAGGGCCGATAAAATTCATACTGAAACAACTGAAAGATGTCTATAAGTTTGTGACAAaagccttttttaaattttattttctcaagtaaTCGTTGTTAGCTTCAAATATTTACATCAAGAGGTGAAATAGGCTGGGCCATCTTCAGAAACGATAGATCTTTAAGCAGCCCTTACACACTCACCTGCTAGCTGTAATTTAAATGAAAGCCCACGACTCAAGGGGAaatctgaaatgaaataaatcatttcTAAGCCAATTCATTCACTAGGTGAACCATAAGTACAAAGCGTACTGCTAAGGAGGACCAAGCTGGCCCCAATTAGGGGAAACGTCCTTAGGGCTCCAAAGAGGAGCACTGATTCGCCTTGATTTGATCACCTGTTAAGGTCATCTCCTTGAGGGTTAAGAGGATGAACTCAAGGACCAGACACAAAGGAAAACCTAAACTAACTCTGAGTTCCTTTATCCTGGCCTTGCAGTAGCAGCCCTCGAGTTCTCTCTCCAGAAGGACAAAATGAGGCAAACAGCATTCATGAAGATTGCCCAGATGCTGAATGAGTTTGCTATAGAAAGGCCTTTGTCTTATATGGAGGCTCTGAGTATGGACTGAGTATGGACTCAGTTCACTGATAAGAACTGTTTACTGAATGACAAGAGCTACTAACTTTTAAGAGGTCAGGCATTTCCATTTTGGCAATATTTAGCAATGATCACTTTGCTAAGGTGGTGTCTGCTGTTTTTCTACCATAAAGTTCATATTCTTCACTCTGGAATTCATAAATAATTTGTGAGGAGATATTTTCAAGATATGTAAATATCCTATACCTATTCAAACTTTTACCCACTAATTTTAGCATCCATGGATGAATTTAAACACCATCCAAGTTTccatattccctggtggctcacacagtaaagaatctgcctgcaatgcgggaaacctgggctcgatccctgggtcaggaagatccctggagaaaggaatggcaacccactccagtattcttgcctggagtattccatggacagatgagcctggcaggctacagtccagagagtcacaaaggtcagacacaaatgaatgacAGTTTCACACAgatgctgtaactaagagtttTTTCCTCCCataattacttgtttatttttttcttggtgtCAATATTAActcatacatttttaatttattcaatggGATGTAATTTATATCATCATTATTTATTCTGATGTTAAAACTTTCACGTTTAACAGTTGGAATTCCTTCAAGCTGGCTTGCCAGTCCTCTTGATTTGAAAGATCTATAATAATTAAGCCATTaagtgtatggtgtgtgtgtgtatatatatgtgtgtgtgtgtgtgtgtgtaaatatcatatttataattacacaagtgtatgtttatatattattaatatagtaaacatataatatattaaatatatttgtatatatttatatgtgtgtatattaatagTATGTCAATAATTATATATACTTTAGAATCCTAATTTTacattgtatattaattttattgctcagtcactaagttgtgtctgactctttacagcccaTAGTATACATTATTGATATTATGatattaatatacacatatatttatatataattttataatatagcttattaaaatataataacattattttcttatttgtatatgatatttataattatatataattaaattaattctATACGTTCTTCCTGGGGCACTTCCAATATCCTCTGACCCCAGACAAGTCTAACGATAATGGTAACTACACAAAAGCAACAATAGAAGGCAAACGTTATTGATTCTTTCTCTGTGCCAGACATTCTGCCATCTGCTTCTTGTGCACTATTTTACTTAATCATAacaaaaatactattttcttcatgaggaaatcaaggcacagaaaggttaagtaactgcCCAAGGTAATCAAGTTAGCAAGCAGCTGAATCGAGGTTTGAACACAGGTCTGTCTAACTTTAAACCTTCAAACACATGAAGGGATAAGGCAGGTGCAGAACATTACACGCTGTTGAAATTCACTTTTCTGTAGGTCCCAGACCTGTGGTGTTACTGCAGCATGGCCTGTTGGGAGATGCTAGCAACTGGATTTCCAACCTGCCCAACAACAGCCTGGGCTTCATTCTGGCAGATGCTGGTTTTGACGTGTGGCTGGGAAACAGCAGAGGCAACACTTGGTCTCGGAAGCACAAGACCCTCTCCATAGACCAAGATGAGTTCTGGGCTTTCAGGTATATGTAAATCTTGAGAGTGGAGGTGAACATGGATATCTTTGGGAGAACTGAGTAAAGAATTAGAGCTCCTGGTATTAGGATAATTTACTTTGGTTGGCCCATCAATATCCCAACACTATGTCCCCTAATTGTCATAGTTGACTAGTGATTCTCTGGGGGCAGTAAATTGAGTTCCTCAAGTAGAAGGTTGGTATGGCCAGTGGGATAAGAATGCTGGTTAGTGTCAGGTGATGGagactggaatgggagaaatgTAGGTCCATTTCCTTGTAGATGGATATCCTGGGACTGACTCTTCCCTAAGTGAGGACTCCCACCCCCAGAAGATGATGAGGACAGGCAGTGTTAAAGATATACGGGGAATGAATAAGCCTTAGGGGCCATCAACTTGGTTACTATATCTCTCACACTCttacaaaagtttttttaatgtttttatttgaatgATCTTTTGATATTCaacttgctgtttatccatttcaCCAGAGAAGGGACCCTGCAGCATCTTTAATACATTTCATATAAAGAATCTgcatgggaattctctggcagtccaatcattcagacttcatgcttccactgcaggcagtATGGGTctaatccctggtggggaactaagatcctgcaggtcACCTGGCATGGcctcaaaaacaaacaatctgGTTGGCCCTGTTCTATTCTGCTAGTCGAATAACAAGGACACCCCCATCAGGAGGTGCAGCTTGTGCTCACTGAATGTTGATTAAGATGGTTATTTCTCTTTGATAATTTCTAGAGAAAACAGCAGTTTGCTAACAGCCCATGCTCCCAGAGGCACCCACGTATCATGGGTTTGAAACAAGTCCATCCTGAGTGTTGTGAGGAACACAGTAACAAGCTGATGGATAGGACTGACAACTCAAGGGTGTTTGTAAACCCTGGGGGgctgcttttgtttgtttctggttaTAATTTTTCATACAACTTTGTCTTTTCCCCTTGTAGCTATGATGAGATGGCTAGGTTTGACCTTCCTGCAGTCATAAACTTTATTTTGCAGAAAACGGGCCAAGAAAAGATTTATTATGTCGGCTATTCACAGGGCACCACCATGGGTAGGTTCCAAAAAAAATCAGGTTTGTATATTCAGGAGAAATGTGAGCGTATATGAGCACAGCCAGGCCAGGCATCACACACTTCTCTCAGATCTGGCTTCTTCAGGGCCATGAGATTCTGGTttctccctgcccaccctcctgCCCCACAACATGCAAATATCAGCTTAGACAGAGAGTATGCAGGTGCTTTTGAAATAGACACATAGTATTTCAAATATAATGGCCATGCCCTGGCTGTCTACAATAGTATTTTCCTCCCAAAGGCTCTAGAAAGATTGTCCCTTTGCAATCTGGGGTATTAGTCTCTATTTTATAagtatggaaactgaggcacagactgACTTTACCAATATCCCATACCTAGTCTATGGGCAAAAATAAGAACTGGAATCCAGTTCACTGGACGACTTTTCTACtagtgtgtgtgaaagttgctcagtcgtgtctgactctttgcaaccccatggactatacaatccatggaattctctgggccagaatattggagtgggtagctgttcccttctctaggagatcctcccaacccagggactgaaaccaggtctcccacattgcaggcagattctttagcagctgagccacagggaagcccaagaatactggagtgggtaacctatcccttctccagcaaatcttcccaatccaggaatcgaaccagggtctcctgcattgcaggtggattctttcccacctgAGCTACTGTGTTCCAATTTGGGCTCCAGAAAAGCTGGAGATCCAAGAAAAccagcaaaactctgttatctcAATACCCATTATGTTAGAGAACATACTTtttatcaataaacaagaaaatgtcTCTCAGCCTTGATGTCTCTCACTATAAAGATTTATGAAAAATACCTCACAAGCATCTGAGAATTAAGTAAGATCCATGAAACTCTCCTGCAAAGTATCTAACATATAGTTACCtctcaaaatacatattttctcaaAATCCATATTATTGGATTCAATAATTTAATAATTCACCGAAAACCTAGTAATGGGCAGCAAGTATCCTATACATCAGAGGAAGCTCAGAGATGcggttgctgctgttgtttttgcCTGTCAAGGAGCTTATAATTTCTCAAGAGAGTTAGAACACACATAAttacttagctgctgctgctaagtcacttcagttgtgtccgactctgtgcaaccccatagacagcagcccaccaggctcccccgtccctgggattctccaggcaagaacactagagtgggttgccatttcctcctccaatgcatgaaagtgaaaagtgaaagtgaagtcgctcagtcgtgtctgaccctcagcgactccatggacttcagccttccaggctcctccatccgtgggattttccaggcaagagtactgaaggggggtgccattgccttctccaattacttAGCtactaaagaacaaaacaattaCTGAAACATCttgatagaagttaaataagcattttatttgCTCTAGGATATTCAATATCCATgttgacatatttcttttttgcaGGCTTTATTGCATTTTCCACCATGCCAGAGCtggctcagaaaataaaaatgtattttgctttAGCACCCATAGCTACTATTAAATATGCAAAAAGCCCTGGGACCAAATTTTTGCTGCTGCCAGATATGATGATCAAGGTATGTGACTCCTCAGAAAATTCCTTGCCTATGCACAAGAGTTTTCCAGTCCATTGGCTAGGAAATATGCTTTTACACTAGAGACACTTCTTTTTTACTATAATGACTATTTCATTTCATGTTTTTACAGGGATTGTTTGGCAAAAGAGAATTTCTCTACCAGACCCGATTTCTTAGACAGTTTGTTGTGTACCTTTGCAGCCAGGTGATTATGGATCAGATTTGTAGCAACATCATGTTACTCCTGGGAGGATTTAATCCAAAGAATATGAACATGGTAAGTGGCAGCCTCGTCAATTCTCAGTGTCCCAGAACAAAGCAAACAATTATTAGTCTCTCTCCTTGAGGGTGAGCTAATGCCAGGGAAGATTTAGGGAAGTGATGCTCCAAGAAACTCAGTTTTCTTCAAATCATGATACTGTGCAGAAAATACTTCAGCATGGGCTGAGTCAAGTTTAACATAACAGCATGACTACGCATTAACTCCATAGATTCAAGATTGAAAAGGTCTGAAAACAGCTTCCCTACAGTGAATTAACATCCACAAAAATATGTGATTAGAACCCATAAGTCGAAAGAGAAAACTGCTGTGCACCATCCATGTCTTCTTTTTACTCAGACCTTTCCAGTTTGTAGTTTAAGTCCTGTGATAGGCTGTCTGGGAGTTTCAGTTTGGCTAAGATAGCTTCCCagttcttcccaggtggtgttagtggtaaagaacttgcctgccaatgcaggagatgtaagagacacaggtttggtccctgggttgggaagatcccctggaggagggcatggcaacccactccagtattcatgcttggagaatcccataaacagagaagcctggcagtttATGGCCCATAggaccgcaaagagtcagacacaactgaagcaacttagcacacacaaggcATAGCTTCCATTTGGCAAGCATGACAGTGGGTTCCCCAGGAAGCGTACTCTGAGATAGAGATTCGTGTGCAGAATGATTCAGGCTATGGCCTTGGGATAACACATAGGAAAGGGAAGGCAACAGGACTTGGTAGATCAAAAAAGTCCAGCTGGGATGTAGCCTCAGTGGGAACCTCAGTTGACCCTCTAGGGATCTGTAAAGATGG is drawn from Bos indicus isolate NIAB-ARS_2022 breed Sahiwal x Tharparkar chromosome 26, NIAB-ARS_B.indTharparkar_mat_pri_1.0, whole genome shotgun sequence and contains these coding sequences:
- the LIPM gene encoding lipase member M; this encodes MPKILSREWIVSYRNEMWLLILVAHLFQRNVNSGHMRTTTVDPEAFMNISEIIQHKRYPCEEYEVLTEDGYILSVNRIPQGLVQLKKTGPRPVVLLQHGLLGDASNWISNLPNNSLGFILADAGFDVWLGNSRGNTWSRKHKTLSIDQDEFWAFSYDEMARFDLPAVINFILQKTGQEKIYYVGYSQGTTMGFIAFSTMPELAQKIKMYFALAPIATIKYAKSPGTKFLLLPDMMIKGLFGKREFLYQTRFLRQFVVYLCSQVIMDQICSNIMLLLGGFNPKNMNMSRANVYVAHTPSGTSVQNILHWSQAANSGELRAFDWGSETKNLEKSNQPTPVRYKVRDMTVPTAIWTGGQDWLSNPDDVRTLLSEVTNLIYHKNIPEWAHVDFIWGLDAPHRMYNEIIHLMKQEDTSLSQGTISVSL